The stretch of DNA CTCTGACCCCATGCATCTGTGAGGGGACTGTAAGTCACATGTGCTCTCAAAAGAACCTCTCAACCCCTATTCATACCCATCCAGCAAAGACCCCAGTTATCCCCACTTTACCAAAGGGGCGACTGAGGCCCACAAGAGTTAGGTCACTTCCTGAAGGTCTCACAGCAAACTCATATCAGGGCTGATTCCAGGGTGTTCCACTTTGCCAGTTGCTATCATCTGAAGCGATCATCCAGCACTTGGcttggaggaagggaaagggttCGACTCTGAGGCTCACCAGGTGGGAAGTGTCCAGATGAGCAGAGGGGATCTGACGCCGAGGCATGGGCCTCAGCGATTGGGGGTAGCAGCATGACAGGGGTGGACATCCACCCAACCCAGACCCGACCCGTTTTGTTCCTAACATTCCTGCCACACCGCCAGCCCAACAACAGTGGGAAGTAGAGAGGGCCCCCACGGTGCCTGTGGGAAGGAACATGGAAGACCCCAGtgtccttctcccactgcctctctcctGAAGTCAGAGAAGATGGCGCAGATCCAGAGTCTAGGTTAGAGCCAGGCAGGGTTCACAGCCATGTCCTGACACCCCCCTCCCACAGTTTAATAATATTCTCCCAGTTTGCCTTGCTGCCCATCCCCCTCTGGCCGCAGTACTAGCAAGGGCTTCTTAAGGGCAGGGTCCAGTGTTTCCTGGGTATGTATGGGTCACTATGCCTTGGTTCCCAGGGCTCCCCCACCTAGTATCTGTGGACAATCCAGGAGATAGGGAAGAACTTGGAAATGTGAAGATCCTGGAGGTTTCTTTCTCATGTGCCTCCTCTGGTGGGAAAAGGATGCTGAATGAGAGAACCTAGTGCTGAGGGCTTGGGAGCTGTAGGCACTGACCACCTGCTGGGGTGGAAGGGACATGTGTCAAGGGAGCCAGAGATCTCCCCCTGACGTCTGCTGAGAATGGAACTGCCATCTCAGAGGGGCAATGGCTAGTTAGCCCAGTTCCCATGTCTTCTAGCTTAGAATGAGGAGTGAGCTGGTGATTAGGAGAGTCTGGGTGCTCAGAGGGGCACCTCAGTACCCAGTGACATCCACTCAAAGCCCAAAGGAAACACGGGCTCTCCCAGGAGGCCTTCAGGGCCCATTTGACTCTGGACAGCTGCACACACCTGCTACAGCTAGTGTTCATTGGCTGCTTCAGCCACCAATCACGAGCTCTGTGCCTTTCCACCAATGAGACTGACTTCTTGGTTCTGCCTCCAAGCCCTGGCTGGATCCGGGCTTGCACAGAAAGGCCTTGGCCCCACCCTGCCTCCTGCCGGAAGCACCAGGGTTGTGTGGAGGAAACCATCTTGCCTCCAGTTTCTTGGTAGCTAGGTGCCCTGAGGGGTGGTAGTTGGTTTGTTGGCTCATCCAAAGAGCCTGCTAAAAAAGCTTGGCCCCGACCCTGCCCCTCTTTTAGGACTTCCTGGTTTGGCCCCCTACCCTTGTAAAGACGCTTATTCCTTCCTCAGCAAAGGGCATCAAGGCCCTACTAATGCCAAGTTCTATGATCAAAACTGAGTTTATAGAGCtgaatccaaaaacaaaaaatctgccCTGGAGGTGCTCAAAGCCAAGTCGGTGCTGGTGattgggggtggggtaggagtGGGGGACAGCTTTCCAAACAGATGAGTGTAATCAACTGTTATCAGATGGAAGCCCAAGGACAGGAGGAGGGGTCAGTTCTGTGacgggaggaggatggagagggtGGTCAGGGTGCACAGAGGATCCTGGAATAATTGCTCTGGAAGGGACTTCAGGAAGCAAAGCCCAACCCTCTCATTTtgtggatggggaaactgaggcccaggatggGGAAGTGACTTAGCCAGGGTGACTCAGTGAGGTAGTAGCAGGCTCTCAGACCCCCTGGTTGCCAGCCAGGGCCCTTTAGATGGTACCAGGCTCCGTTTCTGGTTTTCTGGATCCCAACCCTTGTGTCCTAACTGCACTTTTGGAAAAACATTTGACATCTCTATCTGACAGTCACCCAAGAGGTGCCTGCCCAGGCCCGAGGAGCCGGGCACTGCCAGTCCTTCCTCCAGAGGCGGTGTGGCCTCCTCTCGGCCTAGAATGGGGTGGTTgcgtttttctctctctctctctatctctcttgcATTTTTGTGAATCTAATGATGAACTTACGCTACCACACTTTTCCCTTCTCTTACACATCTTACCTACTAAAGGAGGAAGTGCCACTTTATTGGTAAGTGGACGTTAACCAAgagggacttaaaaaaaatcagaactttaaaaaaaaaaaaaggaaaagaaaagagagaaacagaaagacagtCGGGTGCTACTGACAGCTCCACAGGTCTCTGCAGGGCcggaaaacaaagaaagaaaaatgttaacagaaaaaaaaaaaaaaaatgtcagttccCCCAGGAGTTCAGacattgttttttggttttggtatctAATGACAtttgtggattttgttttttatttctgtttttcctccctttcttcggTTCAGTTTTGAGTTCAGTtgtcccgccccgcccccaccccccatctgtGTGCCGTGTGCCCCCAccatccccctcaccccccccacgCGCTGGGGGGGGCTTGGCCTGGGGGGGCTGGCCCTGGCCCGGCCTCCCGGTGCCcgccctctctctcctctctgccggGATCGTCCGTCCCATCGGGGGCCAATGCCAGCCCCCGTGCCCGTCCTGGAGCCCCCCCTCCGTttcagcccccctcccctccaccgcTCCGTCCCTCCTGTGTTTTGCATGCCGAGAACCTTGCATGAGCTGCACTGTTGAGGCCAGAAGGTGGACactcaggagaggcagaggcagggcaggcGCGGGGAACCGTGTGTGCGATGCTCCGGGACTGGCAGCCCCCGGCCTGGGCCCGGTGAAagccccctctccttctctccccccaccccacccacccgtTCTCTCACCCTCGACCTCGCTGCCTTCTCTTGGTCTGTCCTCTCtcggcctctccctctcctttctctctctctgcccggCTCCGTCTTGTCTCTCCGCTTCCCTGACTTCCCcggccctgcctctgcctctctctgctctggACTCTCGACCGCCTCGCTTTTCCGTCTCTGCGGGCTCTCTCCCGCCCGCCTCCGTCTGCGCCTCCgtcccctctccaccccctccgtgccctctctgcctctctccccgtCAGAAGCCCAGCTCGCCCTCGCCCAGGGCCCGAGACCAGGCGGAGGCCGGCGCAACCACGCCGCCCGCGCGGGGCAAGGAGAGCCCGAGCCCGCGTTCGGCGCCGTCGTCGCAGGGCAGAGGAGGccgcgcggcgggcggggcggccaggcggcggcggcggcggcgaaggcggcggcggcgctccCGGTCCTCGGCGTCCGCGCCCCGCCGCAGGGGCCGCCGGCGcgcccggcccgcgccgccccgGGGCTCGTCGCGCTCGCTCAGCAGGGCCCGCTCCAGCAGCgactccggcggcggcggcggcggcggcggcggcggcggcggcggcggcgcccccggCCCGGGACCCGAGCCCGGCTCCGAGCGAGGCCACGGCGCGCACGGGAAACGGTGAGCGGCGCGGCCCCGGGTGCGTCGGGCGCCCCCTCTCGGTCCCGAGCATCTGCCCCGCCCTGCTGGCGAGGAACACTTGCCCCCACCCGCCGCCTCCGTCCCAGTGGAACACCCTACCCGCACTGACCCGCGTCCCTCCCCACGGCACACCTCCTCCCCCACAGCCCTGAACACCTGCTCCCGGCCCGCTCCTCTCCCCCACGCCCCCGGCCCGGACTACCcgtcctgccccccaccccagatcccTCTCCCCCGGTGAAgcacccttcccccccccccccccccccgcccactgacccctctccttcctcctcaacAAGCCCTCCCTTCCGTGATCACGGCCCCCACCCAGCGATCGCTCTCCCTCCCACTGGTCATCCGCCTTCCCCACTCACTGAGGTCCCCCCTCCCTGAGCGCTCTCTCCCCACCAAGGAGCCCTCCCTTCCCCACAACGATCACCCTCCTCCCCAAGAGTCCCCCGCTCCCCATGATTCTCCTCCCATTGAGGAGCACTCTCCTCCCTCATTTGCCCGCCCTCCCAGATCACTCTCCCTACACCGGGAACACTCTTCCACACTTGTCACTACcgcacacccccaccccgccccccgcgcctTCCCTCCTCCGGAATCGAGTTCGGCTCCAGCAACTCACGCACCACTTCTTGCTCATCCACACCTCCTCCTCCATAGAACTCCCGTACCGAGTCCCTGGCCCTCCACGGAGCCCACTTTGTCCCTGGCTGAGTCCCTGTCGCCGTGCCCCCCTCCAGGGCTAAGGAGCGGCCCCCGCGCGCCCGGCCGGCCAGCACCTCCCCGTCCCCGGGCGCGCACGGCAGGCACGGCGGCCCAGAGGGGAAGAGCTCGTCGCgcagccccggcccccacccGCTCTCGTGGAGCTCCAGCCGCTCGCCCTCCAAGTCCCGCTCGCGCTCCGCGGAGAAGAGGACCCGCAGCCCCAGCCGCTCGCCGTCGCCCAAGAAAACCTTGAGCCGGTAAGTGCGGGCCCGCGGTCCTgccgggggcagggcggggcgcggcggggctgGGCCCGGGCGAGCCAGCCGGGCCACGTGGCTCACTTCGGCCGGGCCCGCAGGGACAAGGACAGCGAGGGCCGCGCGAGGCACGCCGAGGCCGAGGCCGCCCGCGCCCGGCGCCGCTCCCGCAGCTACTCGCCCATCCGCAAGCGGCGCCGGGACTCGCCCAGCTTCATGGAGCCGCGGCGCATCACCAGGTACGAAAGGGCCCGGCTAGGCCACAGGAAACCCCTGGGGGACGGACGCACTGAACCCGGcgctgggaggtgggaggggaggggaggggaggttccCGGGAGGGAAGAGggcctggaggaggagagaggtgaGAACTGGACGTGTTGAGGAGCGCAGGACTGAGAAGCCCAcagcggggagggggctgtgtCCTTGGGTCTGGGTGGGCAGCCGCAGGCACCGACCTGAGCTCCCGAAGATTCCAGCCAGCCATCCCTCCTggagcccctccctctctccatcctccccacATCCATCTCCTGGCAATGatgtctccttttctccttcatctCAAGGTCCAGCCTGCAGAGTGGCCTGTGGCCGGCCTGGGGGCCGGGTGGACCCCCTCCCCACAGGCTGCAGGGGAGATGCCCATGTGAGCTGATCTGGCTCTGTTCAGCTGTCAtctgtctgcctctccttttGTCACTAACCTCACTGCTCACCTCCCAGCCaccccagggtgggggagggagggatttGGAGGAGGGAGCACCAGCAGCCTGCTCTCTGGAGCAGCTGTGGGAGGTCTCGTCCCTTCTACTCAGCCCTGCCCCAACCCAAGTCCAATGGGGCTGTGTGGAGGGTGTGGGAAAATACTGCAGAAGCCACCTCAGAGTTTCTGTGCCAGGACTGGAGGGTGTGGGCCTAGGTATCCCTGTGAAATTATGGTCTATGTTTGTGGAAATCAGCCTGAAGCCCTAGACCCCTGACTTGGGGTAGAGGGCTCTGCCACAGGCCCTGATGGGCAGGCTACCTTGGGACATTGGTGTGTCTCTCTGGATCTGGGTTCTCATGTCTGCACAATAAGCAGGGCTCCCTGAGTGTCTTTTCAGCTCCTACATGGACTGATTCTCAAACCAACCCTTCCAAGTCCTTGGTGATACAGATTGTAGCTGAGGGAGGAAAAGGCATTACCTTCTCCCCTAAGCCCAGAACAAGAGGCCAGATGGCCAGGATTGGGACACTCCTTCAACTGGCCCACACCTCGCCCATAGGCGGAGGGTCCTAGAGGACTGCCCTGCACCTTCCACCTGGCACCTCCCTCAGCCCCTTTCCcaggctgcctcctcctcctcccactaaCGTACACCTGTTTTCTTCCTCAGAATTAACCCCACGCCATGGGGCACTGTTGCTTCCTTAACcgctctcttttcttttctctgggtcACAGCCTCCTGGCTTCAAACTAACTCTGGGCCGGTGGGAGGTAGTTGAGTGAGGAGCAGGGGCCAGCGGGACTGGGCTGGGCCTTGGGCATGGGCAGCAGCGGCCAGGGGTCTCCTTCTTGTTTCCTTGAAGTGACCTGACAAACCCAAACTCAATTCTGGGGGGGAACAGAGAAGCAGGGCTGGACTATATCCACAACCCTTTCCATGCCCAGAAACCACAGCTTAGCTTCGTTGATGGGAGCTGTTTATATTTAAGTTTCACTTATccgacaaatatttattgagcatctactcgGTGAAGCAGAGACTTGGTCCCCTTTCCCTGAAGACAAggggaggagaaaatgaaatgaccAATGGAAATTGGCAAGAGACCACTGAGTGTCTGATCCTTTTGGGGCAGGGGGGCACTCCAAGCCAGAGctcaggggaaactgaggcagggaagcCCTGGCCACTGctggggaagggctggggccTGAGTGAGGGCCAAGACAGAGCTCAGGGTGGAGCTCAGGGACTTGAATGGCCTATAATCAGCTTTTCCCTCCCGGCAGTGCCCGGAAGCGTCCCATCCCCTACTACCGGCCCAGCCCCTCATCCTCCTCCAGCTGCCTGAGCAGCGACTACTCAAGCCGGAGCCccagccgcagccccagcccgGGCCACAGCCACGGAAGCTACAGCAGCCGCAGCCGGGGGACCCGCAGCCGCACGCGCAGCCCCTCCCGGACCCCCAGTCCCAGTCCCAGCTATCACAGCCGAAGCAGCTCAGAGAGTGGGGGCTTCTGAGCCCAGACAGACCCAGCTTGATGCCCCCTGGCATAGGGCAAGGCAAGGGGTCAGGCTCCAGGGCCTGTGAGGGGGCCTGCACCCCACCGCTCAAAGAGGTCCCTGGGCCAGGGAAGACCTTGAGGGTGGGTGCCATGCAGCTGAGGAGGAGCTGGGTTCTGCTGCTTCTAGagggtccccacccccacctcctgcctgcccaCCACATCCAGGGAACAAAGAGCCGTTGCGAACACAGGGATCACCCTGTCCCCCTTTCTGCTTGATGCCAGCTAACCAGGCTGGGGACAGCTCAGTGGACCCAGGGACACCTTGGAAGGTGCCAGACCTGGGAGCCTCCCCTACCCACTCCACAGGGCCCTCGGCTCCTCTCTCTCAATGGGCAGACAAGGAGGTGGGAAGGCAAGCAGGATCTAAATTAGACAGAAGGAAGAATGGCCTAACCCTTGGTGCGTCACCATCCAGGCTGGGGAGCTGCTTTCTTCTGAGCTGGCTGCAGGATCCTGGCTGAGGGCTGGAGGCAGGCCCCAcagcctcccccaacccctcccctggCCCGGGAGTACCCAGATGACTAGGTGGGCCCCTAAGCCCCAGCCTGAGGAGCAGGGGAGCTCACTCCTGgtcccacctctcctctctgggCCAGGCACTCCCCTTCAGTCTTTGCCCCATGCCCTGGGACAAGCAGCCAGGCCTACAGCATGACTAGAGGTGGGACAGTCAGACCACACTGCATCTGACCCTGAGGTCAAAAGGGGTTCAGGTcaggaggtggaagagagaagggGTAGATGGAAGAAGAGCCTGTAAGGAGTATGGGGGGAAAGCAATGCAGTCTGATGACGGAGCAAGCCCTGGTGTCCCAGTGTGCCCTGTGTCTGGGACATTGACCAGATGGCAGCACAGGGTCACAGGCATAGAATAACATGCACTTCAGGGCCTGCCCAAGGGAGCACTTCCTTCTTGGGGTTTGGTGGGGAGGTGGTGAGTGAAGGCTACCCAGAGAAGGGTGCTACAGCCCTTTGAAGAAAGGGTAAGATCTAGACCGAGGGCCTTGGCCTGGGGCATCGATGGGGAAGCAGTGGCCCCCAGCCCTCTTCTGCTGCTCCCAGCCCACTCCTCCTGGGGCCCTCAGGGATCTCACAAAGTCTTCCTTGGCCCAACAGGGCACATGCCCTGGGCTCCCATGGGGGGAGGGGTCTGGGGTCTGGTCCGGGTTCCCCTTCTCCCTATattcccctccctctttctccgCGGTGCGGATAaaaattggactccaataaaacACTCGGTGCCCGGATGGCAGGTGGTGAGATCAGGCCTCTGTGGATTTGGGCACCTGGGGAGTGTGGGGAGGACATAAGGTCCTGGGGTCCTTCCCTCCAAGAAGTGAGAGGGGTGCAGACTCTATCCCAGAGAGAAGATCTGGCACCAAGGAGCCAGAGCCCCGTGCATCCATCCCCCTGCCTCAATGCAGCAGCAGAGCACACAGCTTAGTGGGGAGGAAAACCAGGGACCCAGGAAGACTTTCCTTTCAGCCTAAACACTCTGGGGGCTTTGAACACCACCACTTCCTTTCCCATCATTGTCCTTGACACCAATACAGCTGACCTGCCTCCTTGGGCCCTCCATGCATGACCTCTCCATCTCCAAAAGTTCCAGTGAGCTCATGGTCCAAGACCTAACTCAGCTGCCTCCTACTCCAAGGAGCCTTCCTGATCCCCAGCTACAGTGGCGACtctcacccaggggtccctccagCTCTTTTGGGTTTGTCCCTGCCTTTAGGGCCCCAAGCTCTTTTTCGGCTTATTTGTTGATCTCTCCCTAAATCTGAGTCTCTGGAGCCCAGGCCATGCCTTcttggcctctgcctcccccaaacAGGCACCCTTGAGATGTCTGTCAAATGAGCAAAGAAGTGAACCTGGAAGCCGGAGTGAGGCAGTCCAGAAactttgggggaggggagggaccaAAGGCAAGGTGTGGTGGTGGCAGATAGACACTAGAGGgcgaaagagaggaggaaaattgCCTGTGGGTGGCGGGCCAGGAGTGGCGCAGAACAGGCtggaagtgagagggagagagccctgGGGGAGGGTCCATGTCAGCCTGGAAACTCAAAGCTCGTGTCCTCAGTGCCCATCCTGGCTACTTAGGGAAGCAGTGtccaccccctgcctccctggggaaggatggggagagtaccaagcccctgccctcccacGGACTGGGAGTTCAGCCTGAACTTTCTTCTAACcttgggaaaagggaaaaatatctcCAGGAAGGCAAGCAGGAAAACAGGAAACTCTGgtagccaggggtggggggatggggcatGCGTGTGGGAGAAGCTTTCCAGGATGTGGGCATCTGGGGTGTCCTTGGTCCTCTCCTGGTGTCTCTCTAGTTGGGAACCTTAGGGacccctctgtccttcccctcctGATACACACTGCAGCCGAGACTCTGGCTGGGCAGGGCTTGCTGCGTCCttttagatattttctcttctccttaatTGGTTTCCTGCAGCCCCAGACCCAGGGTAGCAAGCCACAAGTGCACACGGGTGTCCCAGCAAGCATCTCCCATCCCCTGCCTCTCTGAGATGCTCTTGGAAGCCCCCTAGCCTCCCACGGGCTTCTGGGCTGAGGGTATATTCAGCAAACCCCGCCCTaccaccaggcacccccaccgTTCTTCCTTCCCTAGGCCCCTCTCTGCTCAAGGACATCCAAGATGTTGAGAGTGTCCCAGCCTTAGGGCTTCCCACCCCCGCAGACACCACAGGGGATGCCAGGTCCtccctcatccccccccccctccactcaCCATACACACTCCCCCTCTAGCAGTATTAGATGGCAGAGCAGGCTGTGCAGACGGCCTGGGGGGAGTGAGGGCAAGTGGAGGAGAAACCTGATTC from Vulpes vulpes isolate BD-2025 chromosome 3, VulVul3, whole genome shotgun sequence encodes:
- the SRRM3 gene encoding serine/arginine repetitive matrix protein 3 isoform X4, encoding MSSTVNNGAASMPSPPDAANGFPQPGASSGAWPRAEEELRAAEPGLVKRAHREILDHERKRRVELKCMELQEMMEEQGYSEEETRQKVRTFRQMLMEKEGMLTREDRPGGHMTQHWSSSSASPPPKKKKKKKGGHRRSRKKRRVDSECSCGSSSPLRKKKKSVKKHRRDRSDSGSRRKRRHRSRSPKSKRKEKNKERKRPHTESPGRRSHRHSSGSSQSPSLSSHYSDSRSPSRLSPKHRDDGRKTGSQRSSGSRSPSLSGGSGWGSPQQNGSNRQRSGAHGGRPGSAHSPPDNFAFVCVPVGASPPNAEMGFESQVNINRGSATLLKPSSPSPRARDQAEAGATTPPARGKESPSPRSAPSSQGRGGRAAGGAARRRRRRRRRRRRSRSSASAPRRRGRRRARPAPPRGSSRSLSRARSSSDSGGGGGGGGGGGGGGAPGPGPEPGSERGHGAHGKRAKERPPRARPASTSPSPGAHGRHGGPEGKSSSRSPGPHPLSWSSSRSPSKSRSRSAEKRTRSPSRSPSPKKTLSRDKDSEGRARHAEAEAARARRRSRSYSPIRKRRRDSPSFMEPRRITSARKRPIPYYRPSPSSSSSCLSSDYSSRSPSRSPSPGHSHGSYSSRSRGTRSRTRSPSRTPSPSPSYHSRSSSESGGF